The proteins below are encoded in one region of Zavarzinia compransoris:
- a CDS encoding TldD/PmbA family protein has translation MGTMAEPLDLLDDLLGRARRAGADAADALYFEAVSLGVSWRLGRLEELERSETRDLGLRVFVGRSQATVSSSEIDSGAIDRLVERAVGMARAAPPDPYASLADPALLETAPPALDLFDPSEPDPQVLFDRAAAAEAAALAVEGVTNSEGAGASWGTNRVGLATSGGFAGEYRNSMHGVSVSVLAGSGTGMERDYDHAAARFGADLADPALIGRRAGEQAVRRLNPRKVKTVKAPVILDPRLSSSLLGHLLGAINGAAIARGTSFLKDRLGEMVFAPGITVVDDPYRLRGHRSRPFDGEGVRGATRKLVDAGRLTTWILDTSSARQLGLASTGHASRGTSGPPGPAASNIHMEAGTLSPADLIAETGTGFYVTELIGSGVNGITGDYSRGAAGFWIENGKIAYPVSEITIAGNLKDMFQNLTPANDLEFRFGANAPTVRIDGMTIAGA, from the coding sequence ATGGGAACGATGGCCGAACCGCTGGACCTTCTGGACGATCTTCTGGGCCGTGCGCGCCGGGCCGGCGCCGACGCGGCCGATGCACTTTATTTCGAGGCGGTTTCGCTCGGCGTTTCCTGGCGGCTCGGCCGTCTCGAGGAATTGGAGCGGTCCGAGACCCGCGACCTGGGCCTGCGCGTGTTCGTCGGCCGTTCGCAGGCGACCGTGTCGTCCTCCGAAATCGATTCGGGCGCGATCGACCGGCTGGTCGAACGGGCGGTGGGCATGGCCCGGGCCGCCCCGCCCGATCCTTATGCCAGCCTCGCCGATCCGGCTCTGCTCGAAACCGCGCCGCCCGCTCTCGACCTCTTCGATCCGAGCGAGCCCGATCCCCAGGTCCTGTTCGACCGTGCGGCGGCGGCCGAAGCCGCGGCGCTCGCGGTCGAAGGCGTCACCAATTCGGAAGGGGCGGGGGCAAGCTGGGGCACCAACCGGGTCGGGCTGGCCACCAGCGGCGGCTTTGCCGGCGAATACCGCAATTCCATGCATGGGGTCTCGGTCTCGGTCCTGGCCGGCAGTGGCACGGGGATGGAACGCGACTACGACCATGCGGCGGCCCGCTTCGGCGCCGATCTGGCCGATCCCGCCCTGATCGGGCGCCGGGCCGGTGAACAGGCGGTGCGCCGCCTGAACCCGCGCAAGGTGAAGACGGTGAAGGCGCCGGTGATCCTGGATCCGCGCCTGTCGTCCTCTTTGCTCGGCCATCTGCTCGGCGCGATCAACGGCGCCGCCATCGCCCGGGGCACCTCGTTCCTGAAGGACCGCCTGGGGGAAATGGTGTTCGCACCCGGGATCACCGTGGTCGACGACCCTTACCGCCTGCGCGGCCATCGCTCCCGCCCCTTCGACGGCGAGGGCGTGCGCGGCGCCACCCGCAAGCTGGTCGACGCCGGCCGCCTGACCACCTGGATTCTCGATACCTCGTCCGCCCGCCAGCTCGGCCTCGCCTCCACCGGCCATGCCTCGCGCGGGACCTCGGGCCCGCCGGGCCCGGCGGCCAGCAATATCCACATGGAAGCCGGCACCCTGTCCCCGGCCGACCTGATCGCCGAGACCGGCACCGGCTTCTATGTCACCGAACTGATCGGCTCCGGCGTCAACGGCATCACCGGCGACTACAGCCGGGGCGCCGCCGGCTTCTGGATCGAGAACGGCAAGATCGCCTATCCGGTCAGCGAGATCACCATCGCCGGCAACCTGAAGGACATGTTCCAGAACTTGACCCCGGCGAACGACCTCGAATTCCGCTTCGGTGCCAATGCGCCCACGGTGCGCATCGACGGCATGACCATCGCCGGGGCGTGA
- a CDS encoding glycosyltransferase family 2 protein, whose protein sequence is MDWNAGAGREIAVIVPCLNEAAAIGQVVRDFKAALPGATVYVYDNMSTDDTMAVARAAGAVVRQVGHRGKGNVVRRMFADIDADIYIMVDGDATYDAGAAPAMVRRLIDDNLDMVVGTRVDDDPEAYRKGHRFGNWLLTTLVTRLFGRTFTDMLTGYRVFSRRFVKAFPSLSGGFEIETEITVHTLELRLATAEMPTRYSARPVGSQSKLSTYRDGFRILKLILRLLMLEKPLALFGGFAAFFALLAVAFFVPVLVDYLSTGLVPRFPTLIVSVGVMLLSVLSLMTGIIQDNVTRGRQELKRLFYLAAGERADERTARLITDRPRLTRAG, encoded by the coding sequence ATGGACTGGAATGCGGGCGCCGGGCGCGAGATCGCCGTCATCGTCCCCTGCCTGAACGAAGCGGCCGCCATCGGACAGGTGGTGCGCGACTTCAAGGCGGCGCTGCCGGGCGCCACCGTCTATGTCTACGACAATATGTCGACCGACGACACGATGGCGGTGGCACGGGCCGCCGGCGCCGTGGTCCGCCAGGTCGGCCATCGCGGCAAGGGCAATGTGGTGCGGCGCATGTTCGCCGACATCGACGCCGACATCTACATCATGGTCGACGGCGACGCGACCTATGACGCCGGGGCCGCGCCCGCCATGGTGCGCCGCCTGATCGACGACAATCTGGACATGGTGGTCGGCACCAGGGTGGACGACGATCCCGAGGCCTACCGCAAGGGCCATCGTTTCGGCAACTGGCTGCTCACCACCCTGGTCACCCGGCTGTTCGGCCGCACCTTCACCGACATGCTGACCGGCTATCGCGTGTTCTCGCGCCGCTTCGTCAAGGCCTTCCCCTCGCTCTCCGGCGGCTTCGAGATCGAGACCGAGATCACGGTGCATACCCTGGAACTCCGCCTCGCCACGGCGGAAATGCCCACGCGCTATTCGGCCCGCCCGGTGGGCAGCCAGTCGAAACTCTCGACCTATCGCGACGGCTTCCGCATCCTGAAACTGATCCTGCGCCTTTTGATGCTGGAAAAGCCGCTGGCCCTGTTCGGCGGCTTCGCGGCCTTCTTCGCCCTGCTGGCGGTCGCCTTCTTCGTGCCGGTGCTGGTCGACTATCTCTCGACCGGGCTGGTGCCGCGCTTCCCGACCCTGATCGTCTCGGTCGGCGTCATGCTGCTGTCGGTGCTGTCGCTGATGACCGGCATCATCCAGGACAATGTCACCCGCGGCCGCCAGGAACTGAAGCGCCTGTTCTATCTCGCCGCCGGCGAGCGCGCGGACGAGCGCACCGCCCGGCTCATAACGGATCGGCCCCGCCTGACCCGGGCCGGGTAA
- a CDS encoding inositol monophosphatase family protein, translated as MAAGKDDLALLVAAARAAGRLALDYQAKGYKTWEKPGHGPVTEADLAIDEQLKATLGGARPGYGWLSEETADDPARLGAGRLFVVDPIDGTRAYVKGRPYYAVSVAVVEAGRPIAGVVYNPAREELYAAAEGAGATLNEAPIAVSGRGDLSGARLVGSVDLFRSALWPTPWPALEISPSNSIAYALCQVASGAQDGSVSLTGKSDWDIAAADLIVAEAGGIASTHLGEAFAYNRAVTRHRNVVSAGPALHRRLMDKLKEFRPPEDVAARLIG; from the coding sequence ATGGCGGCAGGGAAGGACGATCTCGCCCTGCTGGTCGCCGCGGCCCGCGCCGCCGGCCGGCTGGCGCTCGACTATCAGGCCAAGGGTTACAAGACCTGGGAAAAGCCGGGCCACGGCCCGGTCACCGAGGCCGACCTCGCCATCGACGAACAGTTGAAGGCGACGCTGGGCGGCGCCCGCCCCGGCTATGGCTGGCTGTCCGAGGAAACGGCGGATGATCCGGCCCGTCTCGGCGCCGGGCGCCTGTTTGTGGTCGATCCGATCGACGGCACCCGCGCCTATGTCAAGGGCCGGCCCTATTACGCCGTCTCGGTCGCGGTGGTCGAGGCGGGCCGGCCGATCGCCGGCGTCGTCTACAACCCGGCGCGGGAGGAGCTTTATGCGGCGGCGGAAGGTGCGGGGGCGACCCTGAACGAGGCCCCGATCGCGGTCAGCGGTCGGGGCGACCTGTCCGGGGCAAGGCTGGTCGGTTCGGTGGACCTGTTCCGCTCCGCCCTGTGGCCGACGCCTTGGCCGGCGCTCGAAATCTCGCCCAGCAATTCGATCGCCTATGCGCTCTGCCAGGTCGCGAGCGGGGCCCAGGACGGTTCCGTCAGCCTGACCGGCAAGAGCGATTGGGACATCGCCGCCGCCGACCTCATCGTCGCCGAAGCGGGCGGCATCGCCTCCACCCACCTGGGCGAGGCTTTCGCCTATAATCGCGCGGTGACGCGCCACCGCAACGTCGTCTCGGCCGGGCCGGCGCTGCACCGGCGCCTGATGGACAAGCTGAAGGAATTCCGCCCGCCCGAGGATGTGGCCGCCCGCCTGATCGGCTGA